The genomic segment CCCTGATCGACGACGTGCTCGATGACGGTCTTGATGTCATACGGCTGGTTCGCCGAGTCCGGGATGAGCGTGTTCAGGGTGCGGTCGGCATCCGTCGTCTCGAACTCGAACACGCCCTCGTACGACGGCAGCTCGGACATGTTGTTGTCCGGCAGGAAGCTGAGCAGCGTGCGCGCGTAGTCGAGCGCGTCGTCTTCGTCCTCGGCCAGGTAGTGCGCGACGCCCGAGCGCGTGTTGTGCGTGTAGGCACCACCCAGCTCCTCCATGCCGACGTCCTCGCCGGTGACCGTCTTGATCACATCGGGGCCGGTCACGAACATCTGGCTGGTCTTGTCGACCATGATCACGAAGTCCGTGAGGGCGGGGGAGTACACCGCGCCACCCGCGGCCGGACCCATGATGATGGAGATCTGCGGGATCACGCCGGAGGCCCGCGTGTTCAGCCGGAAGATCTCGCCGTACTTGCCGAGAGCGACAACGCCCTCCTGGATGCGTGCGCCGCCGGAGTCCAGGATGCCGATGCACGGCATCCCACCGGCCAGGGCGAACTCCATGATCTTGATGATCTTCTCGCCGGCGACCTCGCCGAGCGAGCCGCCGAAGGTCGAGAAGTCCTGGGAGTACACGGCGACGGTGCGGCCGTGGATGGTGCCGACGCCGGTGACGACCGAGTCGCCGTAGGGGCGCGACCGGTCCATCCCGAACGCGGTCGTGCGGTGGCGCACGTACTCGTCGAATTCGACGAAGCTGCCGGGGTCGACGAGGAGTTCGATGCGCTCGCGGGCGGTCATCTTGCCCTTGGCGTGCTGCTTCTCCTTCGCCTTCTCCTCGGCGTCGACGACGGCCTCGGTGTAGCGAGCGCGAAGATCCGCGATCTTGCCGGCGGTGGTAAAGAGGTCGGGCTTGTCCGTCACGGATTCCACCCTAGCGCCGGGTCGGCCCTGGCCGTTGGATGCTCGGCACAACGGGCCGCCGGATCCTTTGGCGGTCTCCTGAGTGTGAGGGTCAGTTCTTGGGTTCGTCCGTGAGCGGCCCGATGCCGGAGAGGTCGTGACCGCCCCGCGCCCCGCTGCCGCCCTCGTCGAGCTCGGGAGCATCCGACCGGTGCCCACGACGCGTGGTCACCTCGCCGACCTTGCGGCCTGCCCAGCCGACGCCGCGCACGGCGGTCCCGGCAGCCCCAGCGACCGCACTCCCGGCGAACCGCGCGCCGCGCAGCATCCGGAGCTCGAGCTTCTCCGCGCCCTCGACGGGTTCGAGCTCGAGTGGCAGGTTCACGGGAGCGGCACCGAACGCCTTGTGCGAGGTCGTCAGCACGCGGCGGCCGAGGATGTGGTTGCCGGTGCCGCCGATCGCGGCGCCGATCCCGAACGGGAGCGCCTTGCCGATGACCGATGCGCCTCCCTTCGCTGCGAACTGCTTGACGAACATGCTCTTGAGCCGATCGACCAGTGGTCCGACGGCCGCACGCGGGAGCGATTTGGTCACCAGTTCGCCCCAGTAGGACGATCTGCTGCCGCCGCGGCCTGCGACCTGCCCCGCCAGCTGTCCGACGAGATCCACGCCTTCCTTGCCCAGCATCAGGGTCATCACGAGCGCACGTGCGCGATCGGGATTGGCGATCGCGATGCCGTGGACCTCGGCGACGGACTGGGCGAACAGAGCTGTCGACTCGACGAAGCCCACGGTCTCGACGCCCGACAGGGCGAGCGTGATCCCGGTGCCGATGCCCGGGACGACCGCGGTCGCGCCGACGGCCGCGCCGCCCGTCGTGACCGCGGCGAGGTACCGCCGCTCGAGGATCCGGATGATCTCTGCCGGCGTCGCCTGCGGGTTGCGGAGACGGATGCTGCGGATGTGGGCGAGCACGAGGGGGCGCTGGATGGACAGCACGCGATCGAGTCCGCGCACCATCATCGGGTGCTCCGGCGATCCTGCCGGCGGCACGCCCTTGTCCCAGGCAGAGTCATCCGGCAGGGAGTGGATCTTGTGCACCTTGGGGGCCATGGCCTGATCCTACGAAGTCAGTCCGCGAAAACGCCGAAAGCCCGGCACCCTTGACGGGGCCGGGCTTTCGTGGAAGAGGGATCAGACGAACAGGTTCGCCCGCTCGAGGTCTTCGGCGAAGTCGACCTCGACCGCGTAGAGGTCGGAGACATCCATCGGCTCGAGCAGCAGGCCGTCTTCGGCGATCGAGAGCTCGAGACCGCGCTCGAAGTAGTCCTGGTCCTCGACGCGCTGCAGCTGGCGCATGAACGCCTTCTTGTTCGCCGAGGAGATGTAGTTGATGCCGACGGCCTCGCCGAGGCCGCCCTTGACGGTCTTGGAGAGCTCGTTGA from the Microbacterium luteolum genome contains:
- a CDS encoding acyl-CoA carboxylase subunit beta, which translates into the protein MTDKPDLFTTAGKIADLRARYTEAVVDAEEKAKEKQHAKGKMTARERIELLVDPGSFVEFDEYVRHRTTAFGMDRSRPYGDSVVTGVGTIHGRTVAVYSQDFSTFGGSLGEVAGEKIIKIMEFALAGGMPCIGILDSGGARIQEGVVALGKYGEIFRLNTRASGVIPQISIIMGPAAGGAVYSPALTDFVIMVDKTSQMFVTGPDVIKTVTGEDVGMEELGGAYTHNTRSGVAHYLAEDEDDALDYARTLLSFLPDNNMSELPSYEGVFEFETTDADRTLNTLIPDSANQPYDIKTVIEHVVDQGDFLEVQPLFAPNIVIGFGRIDGRSVGIIANQPSQMAGTLNIQAGEKASRFVRFCDAFSIPIVTLVDVPGYLPGTDQEWEGVIRRGAKLLYAYAEATVPLVTVILRKAYGGAYIVMGSKQLGADVNLAWPTAEIAVMGGQGAVNILYRGEIKKAEEAGEDVAAVRTRLANEYTYDVASPFLAAERGELDGIIEPANTRVAIAKALRSLRGKRAELPPKKHGNIPL